A segment of the Amycolatopsis thermophila genome:
GGCGCCCGTGGTGCCACTATGTCCCCATGCCGAAGAAGCTCCGTCTCACCGGTGACCCCGCCGCGGACGAACTCCTCTCCGCGGACCCGTTCGCCCTCCTCACGGGCATGTTGCTGGACCAGCAGATCGCCATGGAGACGGCGTTCACCGGCCCCAGGAAGATCGCCGACCGGATGGACGGCTTCGACGTCCGCAAGATCGCCGAGTCGGACGTGGACGAGTTCGTCGAGCTGTGCGTGACCCCGCCGGCCATCCACCGCTACGGCGGCTCGATGGCGCGGCGCGTCCACGCCCTGGCCAACCACATCGTCGAGCACTACGACGGCAAGGCCGACCGCATCTGGAAGCAGGGCAAGCCGGACGGCAAGGAAGTCCTGCGCCGCCTCAAGGAGCTGCCCGGCTACGGCGA
Coding sequences within it:
- a CDS encoding HhH-GPD-type base excision DNA repair protein codes for the protein MPKKLRLTGDPAADELLSADPFALLTGMLLDQQIAMETAFTGPRKIADRMDGFDVRKIAESDVDEFVELCVTPPAIHRYGGSMARRVHALANHIVEHYDGKADRIWKQGKPDGKEVLRRLKELPGYGDQKARIFLALLGKQRDVQPEGWREAAGAYGEDGSRRSIADVVSPETLAEVRAFKKAAKAAAKK